The following coding sequences lie in one Leucobacter allii genomic window:
- a CDS encoding DUF4192 family protein, with protein MHPSPAPPPHVLRCRSSADFLAALPRLIGYTAPDSLFVLFFQGDRSGHALRADLPPTDAAPDSVELLEFLCRIIADYDDGAGPTAVGVVISSALSFADAEGPPWRRFARRIERRLRRERVALRELCCVAPDGWISFLDPRAPDRGRPLAEITASPIAREARDAGETVPELARLGEIPEPDPERAAQVRAALRAPSPDLPEPEPVPPRASGSGSPGVSGSGSPRASGSGSPGASGSGNPDDASTAAGGASRAADRRRARAMIAETAALARALRDGAPPLAPPTTAALARCAADPDRWLLLAVAILTRPEFAEELAERLGPERFLGVAVDTGADGSAGPGPHGSVDDRAIPAEGWSIRGILTAVCPGFAEQARLPALSERLLTALGETPTSHRPGLLALSGWVWWLSGNQTVATRQLAEALTLDPVQPLARMVARLVRAPLYGSFVAPIPSAA; from the coding sequence ATGCACCCGTCACCCGCTCCGCCGCCCCACGTGCTGCGCTGCCGCAGCAGCGCGGACTTCCTCGCCGCGCTCCCGAGGCTCATCGGCTACACGGCGCCGGACAGCCTCTTCGTGCTGTTCTTCCAGGGCGACCGCTCCGGTCATGCCCTGCGCGCCGATCTGCCGCCCACCGACGCCGCACCCGACTCGGTCGAGCTGCTCGAGTTCCTCTGCCGGATCATCGCCGACTACGATGACGGCGCCGGTCCGACGGCGGTGGGCGTCGTCATCTCGAGCGCGCTGAGCTTCGCGGATGCCGAGGGGCCGCCGTGGCGCCGGTTCGCGCGCCGCATCGAACGCCGGCTCCGCCGCGAGCGCGTCGCGCTCCGGGAGCTCTGCTGCGTCGCCCCGGACGGCTGGATCAGCTTCCTCGACCCCCGGGCGCCCGACCGAGGGAGACCCCTCGCGGAGATCACGGCCTCGCCCATCGCGCGCGAAGCCCGGGACGCGGGCGAGACGGTGCCCGAGCTCGCGCGGCTCGGGGAGATCCCCGAGCCCGACCCGGAGCGCGCCGCGCAGGTCCGTGCGGCGCTGCGCGCTCCCTCACCCGATCTCCCGGAGCCGGAGCCCGTTCCCCCGCGCGCCTCCGGTTCCGGGAGCCCAGGCGTCTCCGGCTCCGGGAGCCCGCGCGCCTCCGGCTCCGGGAGCCCGGGCGCCTCCGGTTCCGGGAATCCGGATGACGCGTCGACCGCTGCGGGAGGCGCTTCCCGCGCCGCGGACCGCCGCCGCGCCCGCGCCATGATCGCGGAGACCGCGGCGCTCGCCCGCGCGCTGCGCGACGGGGCCCCGCCGCTCGCGCCGCCCACGACCGCCGCGCTCGCGCGGTGCGCGGCGGACCCGGATCGCTGGCTGCTGCTCGCCGTCGCGATCCTCACTCGACCGGAGTTCGCCGAGGAGCTCGCCGAGCGGTTGGGGCCCGAGCGCTTCCTCGGCGTGGCCGTCGACACCGGCGCCGACGGGTCCGCGGGTCCGGGGCCGCACGGGTCCGTCGACGACCGCGCGATCCCCGCGGAGGGCTGGTCGATCCGCGGGATCCTGACGGCGGTGTGCCCCGGCTTCGCCGAGCAGGCGCGGCTGCCGGCCCTCAGCGAGCGGCTCCTCACCGCGCTCGGCGAGACCCCGACGAGCCACCGCCCCGGGCTCCTCGCGCTCAGCGGGTGGGTGTGGTGGCTGAGCGGGAACCAGACCGTGGCGACGCGGCAGCTCGCCGAGGCGCTGACGCTCGACCCGGTGCAGCCCCTCGCGCGCATGGTCGCCCGGCTCGTGCGCGCACCGCTCTACGGCAGTTTCGTCGCCCCGATCCCGAGCGCGGCCTGA
- a CDS encoding L-aspartate oxidase, whose amino-acid sequence MILVIGSGVAGLSCAIAAAHAAAGTELEVRLVAPGDLATGDAAVGGSTVLAQGGIAAAIGAGDRWQDHLADTLAAGAGIVAADAAELLVREGADAVRRLIAAGLAVDRASDGAPALGLEAAHGRPRIVHAGGDRTGAVLHAQLLGEAHRLAAAGRLVLASGRRAVELVVEGGAVRGAVLAAAGETGRTVGAEATNGGGHGGSVLSQGAEVVERVRADAVVLATGGYAGLYPRTSNRAGARGEGVVLAARAGALVADLEFVQFHPTVIAGTGSLVSEAVRGAGAVLRDGAGRRFMASQDPRAELAPRDVVSRAIHRVLRERGEDRVWLDATVIERAEGDGTLARRFPAISAAMRSHGLDWAREPVPVVPAAHYAMGGVASDTDGRSTLPGLFVAGETASTGVQGANRLASNSLLEGLVFGARAGRAAAAFASAAPEARRWETRGATLPVLAESAVEASRLVEASRARGTDGGVFAARGATAHGAAARGAAAPGTAFAPLTEPANIASRYAPLDIAPIMDAPMTGALLPGGPIAGASGAAAPTGAAECPVTGTDEAAVAAMLGAELGIERDAAGLERAAAVFRAASGPVADLAEMIRIAALARTESRGAHARADFPERDPAQAHRTAFRFVFPDAPARTAVPDTHVPDARAWSELARAS is encoded by the coding sequence ATGATCCTCGTCATCGGCTCCGGTGTCGCGGGGCTCTCCTGCGCGATCGCCGCGGCGCACGCCGCCGCGGGCACCGAGCTCGAGGTGCGCCTCGTCGCCCCCGGGGACCTCGCGACGGGGGATGCGGCGGTCGGAGGCAGCACGGTGCTCGCGCAGGGCGGCATCGCCGCCGCCATCGGCGCGGGGGATCGGTGGCAGGACCATCTGGCGGACACGCTCGCCGCCGGCGCGGGCATCGTCGCCGCCGACGCGGCGGAACTCCTCGTGCGGGAGGGCGCCGACGCCGTCCGCCGCCTGATCGCGGCGGGACTCGCCGTGGACCGTGCGTCGGACGGCGCCCCGGCGCTCGGCCTCGAAGCGGCGCACGGGAGGCCGCGCATCGTGCACGCCGGCGGCGATCGCACCGGGGCCGTGCTGCACGCCCAGCTGCTCGGCGAGGCGCATCGCCTCGCCGCGGCGGGGAGGCTCGTGCTCGCGTCGGGGCGGCGCGCCGTGGAGCTCGTCGTCGAGGGCGGAGCCGTCCGCGGCGCCGTGCTCGCCGCGGCGGGCGAGACGGGCCGGACGGTCGGCGCGGAGGCGACGAACGGGGGCGGCCATGGCGGCTCCGTCCTCTCTCAGGGCGCGGAGGTCGTCGAGCGCGTGCGGGCGGACGCCGTCGTGCTCGCGACGGGCGGCTACGCAGGACTGTATCCGCGCACCTCGAACCGCGCGGGTGCTCGCGGCGAGGGCGTCGTGCTCGCGGCGCGCGCCGGCGCGCTCGTCGCCGACCTGGAGTTCGTGCAGTTCCACCCCACGGTGATCGCCGGGACGGGGTCCCTCGTCTCCGAGGCCGTGCGCGGCGCCGGCGCCGTGCTCCGCGACGGGGCCGGGCGGCGGTTCATGGCGTCGCAGGATCCGCGGGCCGAGCTGGCCCCGCGCGACGTCGTGTCGCGGGCCATCCACCGCGTGCTCCGGGAGCGCGGCGAGGATCGCGTCTGGCTCGACGCCACCGTGATCGAACGGGCCGAAGGCGACGGCACGTTGGCGCGACGGTTCCCCGCCATCTCCGCCGCGATGCGCTCCCACGGTCTGGACTGGGCGCGAGAACCCGTGCCCGTGGTCCCCGCAGCGCACTACGCGATGGGCGGCGTCGCGAGCGACACGGACGGCCGCAGCACGCTTCCCGGGCTCTTCGTCGCGGGCGAGACGGCGTCGACGGGCGTGCAGGGCGCCAACCGCCTCGCCTCGAACTCGCTGCTCGAGGGCCTCGTCTTCGGCGCCCGCGCCGGCCGGGCCGCGGCGGCGTTCGCCTCGGCGGCGCCCGAGGCGCGGCGTTGGGAGACGCGCGGAGCGACGCTCCCCGTGCTCGCGGAATCCGCCGTGGAAGCCAGCCGGCTCGTGGAGGCGAGCCGGGCCAGGGGGACGGATGGCGGCGTCTTCGCGGCACGCGGGGCGACCGCGCACGGGGCGGCGGCACGCGGGGCGGCCGCGCCGGGCACCGCGTTCGCGCCGCTCACGGAGCCGGCGAACATCGCGTCGAGATACGCGCCGCTCGACATCGCGCCGATCATGGATGCTCCGATGACGGGCGCGCTCCTCCCGGGCGGACCGATCGCGGGTGCGTCGGGGGCCGCTGCGCCGACCGGTGCCGCCGAGTGCCCGGTGACCGGCACGGACGAGGCGGCGGTGGCGGCGATGCTCGGGGCGGAGCTCGGCATCGAGCGCGACGCGGCCGGACTCGAACGCGCCGCGGCGGTGTTCCGCGCCGCATCGGGTCCGGTGGCGGATCTCGCGGAGATGATCCGCATCGCGGCGCTCGCCCGCACGGAGTCCCGCGGTGCGCACGCGCGCGCCGACTTCCCCGAGCGCGATCCCGCGCAGGCGCACCGCACCGCCTTCCGCTTCGTCTTCCCGGACGCCCCGGCTCGCACCGCCGTCCCGGATACGCATGTCCCCGATGCGCGCGCGTGGAGCGAGCTCGCACGCGCCTCCTGA
- a CDS encoding NUDIX hydrolase translates to MDYGSASASERQYLPPAVAVSAVAFALRPPDEASIGDAGTREPGGASPGRGSTTLWIPLVRRTRAPFLGRWALPGGPTRWNETLTDTALRALRDAVLRSPAALEQLYSFGSVERSAEAQRLVTIAYWALYGEEEIARAPGRRADGAARRDPGAPDGAPAAAASTAPARWDDPAPAGDLGASDAAPIAAGGAAPAAGGASAGPDPNVAWFSADELPPLAFDHAEIVATALARLRSKTAYTDVAHRFLGECFTLGRLRSVTEAVLGRTVDPANFRRQALAQGRLEETGELETGSPHRPAKLYRFRDTADAPDPNATDMHAPTRSRS, encoded by the coding sequence GTGGACTACGGCAGCGCGAGCGCGAGCGAGCGGCAGTATCTGCCGCCCGCCGTCGCGGTGTCCGCCGTCGCCTTCGCGCTGCGGCCCCCGGACGAGGCGAGCATCGGCGACGCCGGCACTCGCGAACCGGGAGGCGCCTCGCCGGGACGCGGCTCCACGACGCTCTGGATCCCGCTCGTGCGCCGCACCCGCGCGCCCTTCCTCGGACGCTGGGCGCTGCCCGGCGGGCCGACCCGCTGGAACGAGACCCTCACGGACACCGCGCTGCGCGCGCTCCGGGATGCCGTGCTGCGCAGCCCCGCGGCCCTCGAGCAGCTCTACTCCTTCGGCAGCGTGGAGCGTTCGGCGGAGGCGCAGCGCCTCGTCACGATCGCCTACTGGGCGCTGTACGGCGAGGAGGAGATCGCTCGCGCACCGGGGCGCCGAGCCGACGGCGCGGCGCGGCGCGATCCGGGCGCGCCCGACGGAGCCCCGGCCGCCGCCGCATCTACCGCGCCGGCCCGCTGGGACGATCCGGCGCCCGCCGGCGACCTCGGAGCGTCCGATGCGGCGCCGATCGCGGCCGGCGGCGCGGCGCCCGCGGCCGGCGGCGCGTCCGCCGGCCCCGACCCGAACGTGGCCTGGTTCTCCGCCGACGAGCTGCCTCCGCTCGCCTTCGACCACGCGGAGATCGTCGCGACGGCGCTCGCGCGGCTCCGCAGCAAGACGGCGTACACCGACGTGGCGCACCGCTTCCTCGGGGAGTGCTTCACGCTCGGACGCCTCCGATCGGTGACGGAGGCCGTACTCGGCCGGACCGTCGATCCCGCGAACTTCCGCCGGCAGGCTCTGGCGCAGGGGCGCCTGGAGGAGACGGGGGAACTCGAGACGGGCTCCCCGCACCGGCCGGCGAAGCTCTACCGCTTCCGCGACACCGCGGACGCCCCCGATCCGAACGCCACCGATATGCACGCACCGACGAGGAGCCGCTCATGA
- the nadC gene encoding carboxylating nicotinate-nucleotide diphosphorylase yields the protein MLTRQTIETVVQAALAEDAPWGDLTVELAIPEAARLGARLTARERGVFAGGALLLETFRQADPRIEVRAVHPEGRPFAAGEVLARIDGPARGVLTGERVALNLLQRMSGIATLTERFVAAVAHTGARIADTRKTTPGLRALEKHAVRAGGGANHRFGLSDAIMVKDNHLAALGAVDAASTTEALRGLRARAGHTTSIIVEVDRLDQIDAVLAAAPTGILLDNFSTEDLVRAVAIIDGRAVAEASGGVTLDTVAAIAETGVDVISVGQLTHGARALDLGLDAD from the coding sequence GTGTTGACCCGTCAGACCATCGAAACCGTCGTGCAGGCCGCGCTCGCGGAGGACGCCCCGTGGGGCGATCTCACCGTCGAGCTCGCGATCCCCGAAGCCGCACGCCTGGGCGCCCGGCTCACCGCGCGGGAGCGCGGCGTCTTCGCGGGCGGGGCGCTGCTTCTCGAGACGTTCAGGCAGGCCGACCCCCGGATCGAGGTGCGCGCGGTGCACCCCGAAGGACGGCCGTTCGCCGCCGGCGAGGTGCTCGCCCGCATCGACGGACCGGCGCGCGGCGTGCTCACCGGGGAGCGCGTGGCGCTGAACCTGCTGCAGCGGATGAGCGGGATCGCGACCCTCACCGAGCGCTTCGTCGCCGCCGTCGCGCACACCGGTGCGCGCATCGCGGACACCCGCAAGACGACGCCGGGCCTGCGCGCGCTCGAGAAGCACGCGGTGCGGGCCGGCGGCGGCGCCAACCACCGCTTCGGCCTCTCGGACGCGATCATGGTGAAGGACAATCACCTCGCCGCCCTCGGCGCCGTGGACGCCGCGAGCACGACCGAGGCGCTGCGCGGCCTGCGGGCGCGCGCCGGCCACACGACGTCGATCATCGTCGAGGTGGATCGCCTCGATCAGATCGACGCCGTGCTTGCTGCGGCGCCGACGGGGATCCTGCTCGACAACTTCTCGACCGAGGACCTCGTGCGCGCGGTCGCGATCATCGACGGCCGGGCCGTCGCCGAGGCGAGCGGAGGCGTCACCCTCGACACCGTGGCGGCGATCGCGGAGACCGGCGTCGACGTGATCTCGGTCGGCCAGCTCACCCACGGCGCCCGGGCGCTCGATCTCGGTCTCGACGCGGACTGA
- a CDS encoding LysR family transcriptional regulator, which yields MNLEQLRGFAEIAQTGHFTRAAERLHLAQPSLSRQLQTLEAELGVELVTRARGNVSLTAAGERLLPIARRMLADAQAARDEMADLAGLRRGRIRLGATPTLCTSLVADVLAEYRARYPGIDVEILERGSRSLITALMEGAIDVALIVTSVSSGAARAVLEREPILGERLVVVSDPGRPDPFARAEGGDARAVELHELARVPQILFPENYELRVTLDAAFRASGHAPLVAVEGAEMDAALSFAGRGIGVAVVPAMVAAGHPGLRAAPLADSALARTVSIARRSDTAPTHAGAALQGVIRDVADRVTAPGSALARTVTRVR from the coding sequence ATGAACCTCGAGCAGTTGCGCGGCTTCGCGGAGATCGCCCAGACCGGTCACTTCACCCGCGCCGCCGAACGGCTGCATCTCGCGCAGCCCTCGCTCAGCAGGCAGCTGCAGACCCTCGAGGCGGAGCTCGGCGTCGAACTGGTCACCCGCGCGCGCGGGAACGTCTCCCTCACCGCGGCGGGGGAGCGGCTGCTGCCGATCGCGCGCCGGATGCTGGCGGACGCCCAGGCGGCGCGCGACGAGATGGCCGATCTCGCCGGGCTCCGCCGCGGCCGCATCCGGCTCGGCGCCACGCCGACGCTGTGCACGAGCCTCGTCGCCGACGTGCTCGCGGAGTACCGCGCCCGCTATCCGGGGATCGATGTCGAGATCCTGGAGCGCGGTTCGCGCAGCCTCATCACCGCGCTCATGGAGGGGGCGATCGACGTCGCCCTCATCGTCACGAGCGTGTCCTCCGGGGCGGCGCGCGCCGTGCTCGAACGCGAGCCGATCCTCGGGGAGCGGCTCGTGGTCGTCTCCGACCCGGGGCGTCCCGACCCCTTCGCGCGAGCTGAGGGCGGCGATGCGCGGGCGGTCGAACTGCACGAGCTCGCGCGGGTGCCGCAGATCCTCTTCCCCGAGAACTACGAACTGCGCGTCACCCTCGATGCGGCGTTCCGGGCGAGCGGGCACGCCCCGCTCGTCGCGGTCGAGGGCGCAGAGATGGACGCGGCGCTGAGCTTCGCGGGGCGCGGCATCGGCGTCGCCGTGGTGCCCGCCATGGTCGCCGCCGGCCACCCCGGGCTGCGCGCCGCACCGCTCGCCGACTCCGCCCTCGCCCGGACGGTCAGCATCGCGCGCCGCTCCGACACGGCGCCGACCCACGCGGGCGCCGCGCTGCAGGGCGTCATCCGCGACGTCGCCGACCGGGTCACGGCCCCCGGATCCGCGCTCGCCCGCACCGTGACCCGGGTGCGCTGA
- a CDS encoding cold-shock protein, whose amino-acid sequence MATGTVKWFNSEKGFGFITPDDGASDVFAHFSAIQGNGRRDLFENQRVEFDVEQGPKGLQASNIRAL is encoded by the coding sequence ATGGCCACCGGCACCGTGAAATGGTTCAACTCCGAGAAGGGCTTCGGCTTCATCACCCCCGACGACGGAGCTTCCGACGTCTTCGCGCACTTCAGCGCGATCCAGGGCAACGGACGTCGCGACCTGTTCGAGAACCAGCGCGTCGAGTTCGACGTCGAGCAGGGCCCCAAGGGCCTGCAGGCGAGCAACATCCGCGCGCTCTAA
- a CDS encoding cysteine desulfurase family protein, which yields MRAGAPAPGDSSGTYLDAAATAPLRPEARAAMLAVLDAGQANPSSVHAPGHRARTVLAGARLAVATAFGARPADVVFTSGGTEANNLAIIGLALANPRGRHLVTTPIEHPSVLESCRYLERVFGFSLDTLAVDGDGRVDPAELARVVRSDTALVSIGLANGEVGTVQPMPELASIARDHGALVHTDAVQAAAALPIDFGGAWPGAHVDAITVASHKFGGPQGAGALLVGRGTPLEPLLHGGGQERGARSGTENVAAIAGFAAAVRASSASHGTQGLALARSRDDLVARVRAEIAGARLTGHPDERLPGHASFVVPGVSGESLLVALDAAGFAVSSGSACAAGKDEPSPVLLAMGIAPDLARTALRFTLPAPLEPGAIDRIVAVLAAEHQAALGIGATKLP from the coding sequence ATGAGGGCCGGCGCTCCGGCACCCGGGGATTCCTCCGGGACGTATCTCGACGCGGCGGCGACCGCCCCGCTGCGACCCGAGGCCCGAGCCGCGATGCTCGCGGTCCTCGACGCGGGGCAGGCCAACCCGTCGAGCGTGCACGCACCGGGTCACCGGGCGCGCACCGTGCTCGCGGGCGCCCGCCTCGCGGTGGCGACGGCGTTCGGGGCACGACCGGCCGACGTCGTCTTCACCTCCGGCGGCACCGAGGCGAACAACCTGGCGATCATCGGGCTCGCGCTCGCCAACCCGCGCGGCCGGCATCTCGTCACGACCCCGATCGAGCATCCCTCGGTGCTCGAGAGCTGCCGGTACCTCGAGCGGGTGTTCGGCTTTTCGCTCGATACGCTCGCGGTCGACGGGGACGGCCGGGTCGATCCGGCGGAGCTCGCCCGCGTCGTGCGCTCGGACACGGCGCTCGTCTCGATCGGGCTCGCCAACGGCGAGGTCGGCACCGTGCAGCCGATGCCCGAGCTCGCGTCGATCGCGCGGGACCACGGCGCGCTCGTCCACACGGACGCGGTGCAGGCGGCGGCGGCGCTGCCCATCGACTTCGGCGGCGCGTGGCCGGGCGCCCATGTCGATGCGATCACCGTCGCCTCGCACAAATTCGGCGGCCCGCAGGGGGCCGGCGCGCTGCTCGTGGGGCGGGGAACGCCGCTCGAGCCGCTGCTCCACGGCGGCGGGCAGGAGCGCGGCGCCCGCTCCGGGACGGAGAACGTCGCGGCGATCGCCGGCTTCGCCGCCGCCGTGCGGGCGAGCTCCGCGAGTCACGGCACCCAGGGGCTCGCGCTCGCGCGCAGCCGGGACGACCTCGTCGCACGGGTGCGCGCCGAGATCGCGGGCGCGCGGCTCACCGGGCATCCCGATGAGCGGCTCCCCGGGCACGCCTCCTTCGTCGTGCCGGGGGTGAGCGGCGAATCCCTGCTCGTCGCGCTCGACGCGGCCGGCTTCGCGGTGTCCTCCGGCTCGGCCTGCGCGGCGGGCAAGGACGAGCCCTCGCCCGTCCTCCTCGCGATGGGCATCGCGCCGGATCTCGCGCGGACCGCACTCCGCTTCACTCTCCCCGCACCGCTCGAGCCGGGCGCGATCGATCGCATCGTCGCGGTGCTCGCGGCCGAGCATCAGGCCGCGCTCGGGATCGGGGCGACGAAACTGCCGTAG
- a CDS encoding FAD-binding protein, with translation MTTFAASSDRPAERLMSTSVLVIGTGGAGLRASIELAERGVQVLAVGKRRAHDAHTTLAAGGINAALGTMDPEDSWQQHAADTLRESYFLADPAIVEVVAKAAARGIEDLERWGMPFAREADGRISQRFFGAHKYRRTCYAGDYTGLEIQRTLMRRARELDVPIIDTVYITRLLVSDGRIFGAYGFDIVDGSPIVIHADAVILAAGGHTRIWRNTSSRRDENTGDSFRLAALAGGRIRDAELVQFHPSGILEPADAAGTLVSEAARGEGGILRNALGERFMERYDPERMELSTRDRIALASYTEISEGRGTTNGGVFLDVSHLPREQILAKLPRVYRTLIDLQMLDITEQPIEIAPTAHYSMGGVWVRPEDHGTGVDGLYAIGEASSGLHGANRLGGNSLIELLVYGRITGADAAGYVSGLTSVRRDPAAVAEARAEMQHLLTADGAAGRSTESPRRLQRALRDIMTEHAGVVRSDAGLRAGLAKLDALEERVAKVTAHPDIAGFDDLAHAFDLYGSMLAARATLECAIERRETRGCHNRSDYPEQDAALRGNFLWSPAGGVEFAPLPEAPESFRGLASDELDDSVAGKLVE, from the coding sequence ATGACGACCTTCGCAGCATCTTCCGACCGTCCCGCAGAGCGGCTCATGTCCACCTCCGTCCTCGTGATCGGCACCGGCGGCGCCGGGCTCCGCGCGTCCATCGAGCTCGCCGAGCGCGGCGTGCAGGTGCTCGCCGTCGGCAAGCGGCGCGCGCACGACGCCCACACGACCCTCGCCGCCGGCGGCATCAACGCGGCCCTCGGCACGATGGACCCCGAGGACAGCTGGCAGCAGCACGCGGCCGACACGCTGCGCGAGTCCTACTTCCTCGCCGATCCCGCGATCGTCGAGGTGGTGGCGAAGGCGGCGGCGCGCGGCATCGAGGACCTCGAGCGCTGGGGCATGCCATTCGCCCGTGAGGCCGACGGGCGCATCAGCCAGCGATTCTTCGGCGCGCACAAGTACCGGCGCACCTGCTACGCCGGCGACTACACCGGGCTCGAGATCCAGCGCACGCTCATGCGACGCGCCCGAGAGCTCGACGTGCCGATCATCGACACCGTCTACATCACCCGGCTCCTCGTGAGCGACGGGCGGATCTTCGGCGCCTACGGCTTCGACATCGTCGACGGCTCGCCGATCGTGATCCACGCCGACGCCGTGATCCTCGCCGCCGGCGGGCACACCCGCATCTGGCGCAACACCTCCTCGCGGCGCGACGAGAACACGGGCGACTCCTTCCGGCTCGCTGCGCTCGCGGGCGGGAGGATCCGGGACGCCGAGCTCGTGCAGTTCCACCCCTCCGGGATCCTCGAGCCCGCGGACGCCGCGGGCACCCTCGTCTCCGAGGCGGCCCGCGGCGAGGGCGGCATCCTGCGCAACGCGCTCGGCGAGCGCTTCATGGAGCGGTACGACCCCGAGCGCATGGAGCTCTCCACGCGCGACCGCATCGCCCTCGCGAGCTACACGGAGATCTCCGAGGGCCGCGGCACGACGAACGGCGGGGTCTTCCTCGACGTCTCCCACCTCCCTCGCGAGCAGATCCTCGCGAAGCTCCCCCGTGTCTACCGCACGCTCATCGATCTGCAGATGCTCGACATCACGGAGCAGCCCATCGAGATCGCCCCGACCGCGCACTACTCCATGGGCGGCGTGTGGGTGCGCCCGGAGGATCACGGGACGGGCGTCGACGGGCTGTACGCGATCGGCGAGGCCTCGAGCGGCCTGCACGGCGCGAACCGCCTGGGCGGGAACTCCCTCATCGAGCTGCTCGTCTACGGCCGGATCACCGGCGCCGATGCGGCCGGGTATGTCTCGGGCCTCACGAGCGTGCGGCGCGATCCCGCCGCGGTCGCCGAGGCGCGGGCGGAGATGCAGCACCTCCTCACCGCGGACGGCGCGGCCGGCAGGAGCACGGAGAGCCCGCGCCGCCTCCAGCGCGCGCTGCGCGACATCATGACGGAGCACGCCGGCGTCGTGCGCAGCGACGCCGGACTGCGGGCGGGTCTCGCGAAGCTCGACGCGCTCGAGGAGCGGGTCGCAAAGGTCACCGCGCATCCCGACATCGCGGGCTTCGACGACCTCGCGCACGCCTTCGATCTCTACGGCTCCATGCTCGCCGCACGGGCCACGCTCGAGTGCGCCATCGAGCGCCGCGAGACGCGCGGCTGCCACAACCGCTCCGACTACCCGGAGCAGGACGCGGCGCTGCGCGGCAACTTCCTGTGGAGCCCCGCCGGCGGCGTGGAGTTCGCCCCGCTGCCCGAGGCGCCGGAGTCGTTCCGCGGCCTCGCCTCGGACGAGCTCGACGACTCGGTCGCGGGCAAGCTCGTCGAGTAG